A genomic window from Leptolyngbya sp. BL0902 includes:
- a CDS encoding NADAR family protein — MKFPETRTYTRQESITFRKTAERFGGLSNMAGGYLLNVNGVKILTSEALYQACRFPHLPEVQRQIIAERSPMTAKMRSKPYRDNSRSDWDIVRTKIMRWCLQVKLVQNWEKFSKLLLETGDLPIVEDSRKDSFWGAKPEDEEILVGANVLGRLLMQLREQMKNEEITPQTIINPLPISDFLLYGREINSISKDGEYYLAKYSNFLEDEATSSHLNLSSSGNEAHSCDERNLAFNLEEDLVNQSRLEFDEYDSLQFILPHIVESLQKAERTDKELAELFKTNLAQMREWLKRAVQLRKIRKISKPVRYVAESQLPLIR, encoded by the coding sequence ATGAAGTTTCCTGAGACAAGAACTTATACTAGGCAGGAGTCCATTACTTTCCGCAAGACCGCTGAAAGATTCGGCGGTTTGTCGAATATGGCGGGAGGCTACCTGCTGAATGTCAATGGTGTAAAAATTTTGACCTCAGAGGCATTATATCAAGCCTGTCGTTTTCCCCATCTACCTGAAGTTCAGCGTCAAATTATTGCTGAACGCAGTCCAATGACGGCAAAGATGAGAAGTAAGCCTTACCGTGACAACTCTCGTTCTGATTGGGACATAGTCCGAACAAAGATCATGCGTTGGTGTTTACAAGTAAAGCTTGTTCAAAACTGGGAGAAGTTTAGCAAGCTTTTACTCGAAACAGGAGACTTGCCAATTGTTGAAGACTCTCGAAAAGATTCTTTTTGGGGTGCCAAACCAGAAGACGAGGAAATTCTTGTTGGCGCTAATGTCCTTGGACGCTTATTAATGCAACTAAGAGAACAGATGAAAAATGAGGAAATTACTCCTCAAACCATCATAAATCCTCTTCCTATTTCAGATTTTTTGTTGTACGGACGAGAAATTAACTCAATCTCAAAAGATGGCGAATATTACTTAGCTAAATACAGCAATTTCTTAGAAGATGAAGCAACATCTAGTCATTTGAATTTAAGCTCAAGTGGAAATGAGGCTCATTCTTGTGACGAAAGAAATTTGGCTTTCAACTTAGAGGAAGATCTGGTTAATCAATCTCGACTTGAATTTGATGAGTATGACAGTTTGCAGTTTATTCTGCCACATATAGTAGAGAGTTTGCAAAAAGCTGAACGCACTGACAAAGAGCTAGCCGAACTCTTTAAAACCAATCTAGCGCAGATGCGTGAGTGGCTGAAGAGAGCTGTGCAGCTACGTAAGATTAGAAAAATTTCTAAGCCTGTTAGGTACGTTGCAGAATCTCAATTACCTTTAATCCGTTAG
- a CDS encoding DUF6972 family protein, giving the protein MSGIDRDIIPDPRPSLVDRHLPNTPQVQRLLRREGRAHVFNNLETLKRVTQAIIEGGERTGIEDENDDYERYGLYFSEPIGYIIRADGSQTPLYYGEIKIVKTTGEYHAIPRTSPRRTS; this is encoded by the coding sequence ATGAGCGGAATTGACCGAGACATCATCCCCGATCCCCGCCCAAGCTTAGTTGATCGTCACTTGCCAAATACCCCTCAAGTCCAACGGCTACTCCGAAGAGAAGGCAGAGCGCATGTCTTCAATAATCTCGAAACCCTAAAACGAGTCACGCAGGCGATCATTGAGGGCGGAGAGCGAACCGGAATCGAGGATGAGAACGATGATTACGAACGATATGGCCTCTACTTCTCAGAGCCAATCGGATACATAATTAGAGCAGACGGGAGCCAAACGCCTCTTTACTACGGCGAGATCAAAATTGTGAAGACAACAGGTGAGTATCATGCAATCCCACGCACCAGCCCTCGCAGAACAAGCTAA
- the tsaD gene encoding tRNA (adenosine(37)-N6)-threonylcarbamoyltransferase complex transferase subunit TsaD, whose translation MATILALETSCDETAVAIVRDRTVLSSVVSTQIDIHQRYGGIVPEVASRQHVLTLGTELEAALDKAGLDWGEIDGIAATSAPGLVGALMVGLTAGKTLAMVHNKPFLGVHHLEGHIYANYLAQPDLQPPYLCLLVSGGHTSLIGVNDCGNYKTLGQTRDDAAGEAFDKVARLLGLGYPGGPVIDRLAKEGNDKAFPLPEGNISLPEGGFHPYDSSFSGLKTAVLRLVEKLRAEGVDPLPVADLAASFQATVAKSLTKRAINCARDHGFTTIAVGGGVAANSALRHHLQTAAEAHSLRVLFPPLSLCTDNAAMIACAAADHFNRGHRSTFSLSAQSRLDLSRVMELYPDHPRA comes from the coding sequence ATGGCCACGATTTTAGCGCTTGAAACCAGTTGTGACGAAACGGCGGTGGCAATTGTCCGCGACCGCACCGTCCTCAGTAGCGTCGTTTCCACCCAGATCGACATCCACCAACGCTACGGCGGCATTGTGCCCGAAGTGGCTTCCCGCCAGCACGTCCTCACCCTGGGGACGGAGCTAGAGGCGGCTTTGGACAAGGCAGGGCTGGATTGGGGAGAGATCGACGGCATCGCCGCCACCAGTGCCCCCGGCCTGGTCGGTGCGCTGATGGTGGGCCTAACAGCGGGAAAAACCTTGGCCATGGTTCACAACAAGCCATTTTTGGGCGTCCACCACCTAGAAGGGCACATCTACGCCAACTATCTCGCCCAGCCCGACCTCCAGCCGCCCTACCTCTGTCTGCTGGTTTCTGGCGGACACACTAGCCTGATCGGCGTCAACGACTGCGGCAACTACAAAACCCTGGGCCAAACCCGCGACGATGCAGCGGGGGAAGCCTTCGATAAAGTAGCGAGGCTCCTAGGACTGGGCTATCCCGGCGGGCCAGTGATTGATCGCCTTGCCAAGGAAGGTAACGATAAGGCTTTTCCCCTGCCAGAAGGCAACATTTCGTTACCAGAGGGTGGCTTCCATCCCTATGACTCCAGCTTTAGCGGTCTAAAAACGGCGGTGCTGCGCCTGGTGGAAAAACTCAGGGCGGAGGGCGTCGATCCTTTACCCGTAGCCGATTTAGCGGCAAGTTTCCAAGCGACCGTGGCCAAAAGCCTGACCAAACGAGCAATCAACTGCGCCCGCGACCACGGCTTTACCACCATCGCGGTCGGCGGTGGCGTTGCGGCCAATAGCGCCCTGCGGCACCATTTACAGACTGCCGCAGAGGCCCACAGCCTGCGTGTCCTCTTTCCGCCCCTCAGCCTCTGCACCGACAACGCTGCCATGATTGCCTGCGCCGCTGCCGATCACTTTAACCGAGGCCACCGATCCACCTTTAGCCTCAGCGCCCAATCTCGCCTAGACCTCAGCCGAGTGATGGAACTCTACCCCGATCACCCTAGGGCCTAA
- a CDS encoding Photosystem I reaction center subunit III: MRRFFAVALVICLWFGIAAPASASIAGDNVSGLTPCGQNEAFLKRAAAAKTEQAKARFDFYGNSSLLCGTDGLPHLVVDGDLAHAGEFLIPSLLFLYIAGWIGWVGRSYLIAVRGEKSPEEKEIIIDVPLAVKCSLTGFAWPLAAFKDIASGAMFAKDDEITVSPR, encoded by the coding sequence ATGCGACGGTTTTTTGCTGTAGCTCTGGTCATTTGTCTCTGGTTCGGGATTGCGGCCCCGGCCTCCGCTAGCATTGCTGGCGATAACGTCTCTGGCCTCACCCCCTGTGGCCAAAACGAAGCCTTCCTGAAGCGGGCCGCTGCGGCCAAGACGGAACAGGCCAAGGCTCGCTTCGATTTCTATGGAAACTCTAGCCTGCTGTGCGGCACCGACGGTCTACCCCACCTGGTGGTAGATGGTGATCTGGCCCACGCCGGGGAATTCCTAATTCCTAGCCTGCTCTTCCTGTACATCGCGGGTTGGATTGGCTGGGTGGGTCGCTCCTACCTGATCGCCGTGCGTGGCGAGAAGAGCCCCGAAGAGAAGGAAATCATCATCGACGTGCCCCTGGCCGTCAAGTGCTCTCTGACTGGTTTTGCATGGCCTCTCGCGGCGTTCAAGGACATCGCCAGCGGTGCCATGTTTGCCAAAGACGACGAGATCACCGTTTCCCCTCGCTAG
- the psaJ gene encoding photosystem I reaction center subunit IX, giving the protein MDNLLKYLSTAPVLATVWMVITAGIIIEFNRFFPDLLLHP; this is encoded by the coding sequence ATGGATAACCTGCTCAAGTATCTGTCTACCGCTCCGGTGTTGGCCACCGTTTGGATGGTCATCACCGCTGGCATCATCATCGAATTCAACCGCTTCTTCCCCGACCTGCTGCTCCATCCCTAG
- a CDS encoding photosystem I reaction center subunit XI, which yields MSDMIKPAFGDPQIGNLETPVNSSAFTKAFIGNLPAYRAGLSPQRRGLEIGMAHGYLLYGPFALLGPLRDSDIPGLAGLLGAAALVVILTACLSIYSGAGINSAVTKATAPFTPPSGFDTNEGWSEFAGSFLIGGIGGATFAYLLAANMPMLTGLVSGGHS from the coding sequence ATGTCCGACATGATTAAGCCCGCCTTTGGCGATCCCCAAATCGGCAACCTCGAAACCCCCGTCAACTCATCGGCCTTTACCAAAGCCTTCATTGGCAACCTGCCCGCCTACCGGGCTGGTCTGTCTCCCCAGCGTCGTGGCCTAGAAATTGGCATGGCCCACGGCTACCTGCTCTATGGCCCCTTCGCCCTGCTTGGCCCCCTGCGGGATTCTGATATCCCTGGTCTGGCTGGTCTGCTTGGCGCTGCTGCCCTGGTGGTGATCCTCACCGCTTGCCTGTCCATCTACTCTGGGGCTGGCATCAACTCCGCCGTTACCAAGGCCACCGCGCCCTTCACCCCGCCCTCTGGTTTTGATACCAACGAAGGCTGGAGCGAATTTGCCGGAAGCTTCCTCATCGGCGGCATCGGCGGGGCCACCTTTGCCTACCTGCTGGCGGCGAATATGCCCATGTTGACCGGACTGGTGAGCGGTGGCCACAGCTAA
- a CDS encoding carboxypeptidase regulatory-like domain-containing protein has protein sequence MKSLLVALVACLALVGLPSAAWAHQVETFFTLGDQLEFQSVLGGEEPFAGATVTIHAPNQPSRPWQTLMTDDEGRFAFLPDEAIPGNWEVAIESEDVSHADYWVVPVGAKGIIYDAISLDDSLDRHYIIAAATLMPWLMAVVSGLGWTWWKKRR, from the coding sequence ATGAAAAGCTTACTTGTGGCGCTGGTTGCCTGTCTTGCCTTGGTGGGCCTGCCCAGTGCCGCCTGGGCACACCAAGTAGAAACCTTCTTCACCCTTGGCGATCAGCTAGAGTTTCAATCTGTTTTGGGGGGAGAGGAACCCTTCGCTGGGGCCACCGTTACCATCCATGCCCCCAACCAGCCCAGCCGCCCTTGGCAAACCCTGATGACCGATGATGAAGGCCGTTTTGCCTTTCTCCCCGACGAAGCTATTCCCGGCAACTGGGAAGTCGCCATCGAATCCGAAGACGTGAGCCACGCCGACTATTGGGTTGTGCCCGTGGGTGCAAAGGGCATCATCTACGACGCCATTAGCCTAGACGACAGCCTAGATCGCCATTACATCATCGCCGCCGCCACCCTCATGCCCTGGCTGATGGCCGTCGTCAGCGGCCTTGGCTGGACGTGGTGGAAAAAACGTCGTTAG
- a CDS encoding DHH family phosphoesterase has protein sequence MATTILDSSADVSVPVESANGRGTIVLANIDQESDCPVPAVRKLLEAHRGERQIILLQDFPDPDALSSAWAYKLIAATYGIECDIFYGGTLSHQENIALVKLTGLPARRWTLTNNDGPNLSQYQGIVLVDNQGTTSQLYHTVRKAGVPLTLVIDHHAPQDDLDAEYIDLRPHIRATATILTQYLQQGLLRLDRSNTKHSKCATALMHGLRADTNQLMNAAADDFLAAAYLSQFYDGQLLNAVLQASRSKRVMDVIERSLRNRKVQNNVSIAGVGYLRYEDRDAIPQAADFLVTEENIHTAVVYGIVHDEDEEREVVIGSLRTSKITLDPDEFIKEAFGQDGAGRFFGGGRSMAGGFEIPVGFLSGFYENPDYNRLKWDVFDMQIKQKLWRLVNPEEGIITTD, from the coding sequence ATGGCAACCACAATTTTAGACTCCAGTGCTGATGTCTCTGTTCCGGTGGAGTCTGCCAACGGAAGGGGGACGATTGTGTTGGCGAATATCGACCAAGAATCCGACTGTCCGGTTCCGGCGGTGCGGAAGCTGCTGGAAGCCCACCGAGGGGAACGGCAGATTATTTTGCTGCAAGATTTTCCAGACCCCGATGCCCTGTCGTCGGCCTGGGCCTATAAGCTGATTGCCGCCACCTACGGCATCGAGTGCGACATTTTCTATGGCGGCACCCTCAGCCACCAAGAAAACATCGCCCTCGTGAAGCTGACGGGGTTGCCCGCCCGCCGCTGGACGCTGACCAACAACGACGGCCCCAACCTGTCCCAGTATCAGGGCATTGTGCTGGTGGATAACCAAGGCACCACCAGCCAGCTCTACCACACCGTCCGCAAGGCCGGAGTTCCGCTGACTCTGGTGATTGACCACCACGCGCCCCAGGATGACCTAGACGCCGAATACATTGATCTGCGGCCCCACATTCGCGCCACCGCCACCATTCTGACGCAATACCTCCAGCAAGGCTTGTTGCGCCTAGACCGCAGCAACACCAAGCACAGCAAATGTGCCACCGCCCTAATGCACGGCCTGCGGGCAGACACCAACCAACTGATGAACGCCGCCGCCGATGACTTTTTGGCCGCCGCCTACCTCAGCCAGTTCTACGATGGCCAACTCCTCAACGCTGTCCTCCAAGCCTCCCGATCCAAGCGGGTGATGGATGTAATTGAACGATCCCTCCGCAACCGCAAGGTGCAAAACAACGTCTCCATTGCTGGGGTGGGCTACCTGCGCTACGAAGACCGGGACGCCATTCCCCAAGCCGCCGATTTCCTTGTCACCGAAGAAAATATCCACACCGCTGTGGTCTACGGCATCGTCCACGATGAAGACGAAGAACGGGAGGTGGTGATCGGCTCTCTTCGTACCAGCAAAATTACCCTAGACCCCGATGAATTTATCAAAGAAGCCTTTGGCCAAGATGGGGCAGGGCGTTTTTTTGGTGGAGGCCGTTCCATGGCCGGAGGCTTTGAAATTCCCGTTGGTTTCCTCTCTGGTTTCTACGAAAACCCCGACTATAACCGCCTGAAGTGGGATGTCTTTGATATGCAAATCAAACAAAAACTCTGGCGTTTGGTGAACCCCGAAGAGGGCATTATCACGACGGACTAG
- a CDS encoding DUF433 domain-containing protein, whose translation MSSLLSRITQTPGQCGGKPCIRGMRIRVADILEMLAENVSSTEILENFPDLELADIQACLIFAARRTDFPRLTA comes from the coding sequence ATGTCTAGCCTGCTTAGCCGCATTACCCAAACGCCTGGGCAGTGTGGCGGTAAGCCGTGTATTCGTGGCATGCGAATCCGAGTGGCTGATATTTTAGAAATGCTGGCTGAAAATGTGAGCAGCACCGAAATTCTGGAGAATTTTCCTGATTTAGAATTGGCTGATATTCAAGCCTGTCTGATTTTCGCCGCACGACGCACTGATTTTCCACGATTGACGGCATGA
- a CDS encoding DUF5615 family PIN-like protein, protein MKIWVDAQPPPTLANWLSDTFSVEAYALRELSLRDAKDIEIFEAARSEGAIILTKDSDFIDLVCRLGIPPQILWLTCGNVTNRNLRQLLMLTLPEALEQLNQEMMMIEIGNINS, encoded by the coding sequence ATGAAGATTTGGGTTGATGCTCAACCGCCGCCAACTTTGGCAAATTGGCTATCTGATACTTTTAGCGTAGAAGCCTACGCGCTGCGAGAACTATCGCTACGAGATGCCAAAGATATTGAAATTTTTGAGGCTGCTAGATCTGAAGGCGCAATAATTTTGACTAAGGATAGCGATTTTATTGACTTGGTTTGTCGATTAGGAATTCCGCCGCAAATTTTATGGCTGACCTGCGGAAATGTAACCAATCGAAACTTGCGTCAATTACTGATGCTGACGCTACCTGAAGCCCTAGAACAACTGAATCAGGAAATGATGATGATTGAAATTGGCAATATCAATAGCTAG
- a CDS encoding AMIN domain-containing protein, whose protein sequence is MSGALLALVASPATAAASITNVRLNPTAQGLDLVFDTEGGNGDVFTVHQGNTLRADLTRTQLNLPEGELFQQENPAPGIASVSVVPLDANSVRVTIEGTDQAPVSQINSRRNRVVLSLRPDGETRQAPTPVPDTLVTVPGPETPPALAQAAEPIPVMPPPAQPDVLVPNPEVVIDGVPVPRPQLQQAPPFLPRAVAPPVGDMSFAETTIIPFTIDLGTNERIPRLLLRDAPAREVLGLLARAAGMNLVFAPGTAGSSAPGEGNSDTLVSLDIENESVQDVFNHVLRISGLQANRVGRSIYVGPRLPDGARSLVSRTLRLNQAGAVQAAGFLASLGAEATQLVTRPQIETVSIEGSDENTLPITRVLEFDSTQIVPLTFSPPDDSQVATPLRGLQVVTDDRLNSITLIGETALVNLASEYVTRLDLRRRQVAVNVKIIDINLSAIDRFGTSFSTAVGDLGIINTGGAGVINFGGRSPAGVPSPIAPGGITSVNPGASLFSIPSQILVQIQAQVSSGNGKILTDPTLIVQEGQAASVNLTQDVVTDITSTVSTSTPPVITTTVDRTPAGLTLNLQVERIDDNGFVTLNVAPRVTSLTGSQTINTAAGANVIGLLSTREVSSGSIRLRDGQTLLLTGIIQESERTDVSKVPILGDIPILGALFRSETTTSSRNEVLVMVTPQVLDDSDQAIWGYRYTPSEQVQEILENPRR, encoded by the coding sequence ATGAGTGGTGCGCTCCTTGCCCTGGTGGCATCTCCGGCCACGGCGGCAGCTAGCATCACCAATGTCCGCCTCAACCCCACTGCCCAGGGCCTAGACCTCGTGTTTGACACCGAGGGCGGCAATGGCGATGTCTTTACCGTCCACCAGGGCAATACCCTGCGGGCCGACCTTACCCGCACCCAGCTCAATTTGCCCGAAGGCGAGCTTTTCCAACAGGAGAACCCCGCTCCCGGCATTGCCAGTGTTTCGGTGGTGCCCCTCGATGCCAACAGTGTCCGTGTCACCATTGAAGGCACCGACCAAGCCCCCGTCAGCCAAATCAATTCCCGCCGCAACCGGGTCGTCCTCTCCCTGCGGCCCGATGGCGAAACCCGCCAAGCGCCCACCCCCGTCCCCGATACCCTGGTGACGGTACCCGGCCCCGAAACGCCCCCCGCCCTAGCCCAGGCCGCTGAACCTATCCCCGTTATGCCGCCCCCGGCCCAGCCCGATGTGCTGGTGCCTAACCCCGAAGTGGTAATCGACGGTGTGCCCGTGCCCCGGCCCCAACTGCAACAGGCTCCCCCTTTCTTGCCCCGTGCTGTGGCTCCCCCGGTGGGCGATATGTCCTTTGCGGAAACCACGATTATTCCATTCACCATTGACCTCGGTACCAATGAGCGCATCCCTCGCCTACTGTTGCGTGATGCCCCTGCCCGCGAAGTTCTGGGCCTTCTGGCACGGGCCGCTGGCATGAATTTGGTCTTCGCCCCTGGTACGGCTGGCAGTAGTGCTCCGGGAGAAGGCAATTCAGATACATTGGTCAGCCTCGATATTGAAAATGAATCGGTGCAGGATGTGTTTAACCACGTCCTCCGTATTTCTGGCCTACAGGCTAACAGGGTGGGCCGCTCAATCTATGTTGGACCAAGATTACCCGATGGTGCCCGAAGCCTTGTCAGTCGAACACTTCGCTTAAATCAAGCTGGAGCTGTTCAAGCGGCTGGTTTTTTGGCATCTTTGGGTGCTGAAGCTACGCAGTTGGTGACTCGTCCCCAAATTGAAACTGTATCTATTGAAGGAAGTGATGAAAATACACTTCCTATCACAAGAGTTCTTGAATTTGATTCCACACAAATTGTGCCTCTCACCTTTAGTCCTCCTGATGATAGTCAGGTGGCAACACCTCTTCGTGGACTACAAGTTGTCACTGATGATCGACTCAACTCCATTACTCTAATCGGCGAAACTGCGTTAGTTAACCTAGCAAGTGAGTACGTTACTCGATTAGATTTACGCCGTCGTCAAGTTGCTGTTAATGTCAAAATTATTGACATTAATCTCAGCGCCATTGATCGATTTGGCACCAGTTTCTCAACAGCGGTTGGAGATCTGGGTATCATCAATACAGGTGGTGCTGGGGTAATTAATTTTGGAGGCAGGTCTCCTGCTGGAGTACCTTCACCGATTGCGCCAGGAGGTATTACTTCAGTCAATCCTGGTGCTTCTCTCTTCTCAATTCCGTCGCAAATTCTAGTCCAAATTCAAGCTCAAGTTAGCAGCGGAAACGGCAAAATTCTGACTGACCCTACCTTAATTGTCCAGGAAGGTCAAGCTGCTTCTGTCAACCTGACCCAGGATGTCGTCACTGATATCACGTCAACGGTATCTACCAGCACACCACCTGTCATTACTACAACAGTTGATCGAACGCCTGCTGGCTTAACCTTGAACCTTCAGGTAGAAAGAATCGATGATAATGGCTTCGTCACGCTCAACGTAGCGCCGCGAGTTACATCATTGACAGGTTCACAAACGATTAATACGGCGGCAGGGGCTAACGTGATTGGCCTCTTATCAACCCGTGAGGTGTCATCTGGTTCCATCCGTCTACGGGATGGACAAACCTTGCTGCTTACCGGGATCATTCAAGAATCTGAACGTACAGACGTCAGCAAGGTACCAATCTTAGGGGATATTCCCATCCTGGGTGCTTTATTCAGGAGCGAAACCACAACTAGCAGCAGGAATGAGGTGTTGGTAATGGTAACGCCTCAAGTTCTAGATGACTCTGACCAAGCGATTTGGGGCTATCGTTATACTCCCAGCGAGCAAGTGCAGGAAATCCTAGAGAATCCCCGGCGTTAG
- a CDS encoding PilN domain-containing protein, producing MYSLDINFLKDREVRVYDAKPRAKGGGGGAAPADRRPLIYGLLGALVPIGLAGVYWIVSQGQLRQLQARKVSLDNELAQIQAQLAEAGNIQGQIDAVRAENSAFVSIFNEIVPWSALLEDIRDRTPSRIQITTITQDGGLIPAITPEATVASAGGLTIEGVACSFEDINDFALVLQRSPLLEAGTVAITEADQQDELLDPQVQGRCPGTPPNVPSYLVDYTLRANITSTPSAELIDELERQGAVGLVARLRALRETGVIE from the coding sequence ATGTATAGCCTCGATATTAACTTTCTCAAGGATCGTGAAGTTCGCGTCTATGACGCTAAACCAAGGGCCAAGGGCGGCGGTGGCGGCGCAGCTCCGGCGGATCGGCGACCGCTCATCTATGGCTTGCTGGGGGCCTTGGTGCCCATTGGTTTGGCTGGGGTCTACTGGATTGTCAGCCAGGGGCAGCTCCGGCAGCTCCAGGCCCGCAAGGTGTCGCTAGACAACGAACTTGCTCAAATTCAGGCTCAGCTTGCCGAGGCTGGCAACATTCAGGGGCAAATTGATGCCGTGCGGGCCGAAAACAGCGCCTTTGTCTCTATTTTTAACGAGATTGTGCCTTGGTCGGCCTTGCTGGAGGATATTCGCGACCGCACCCCCAGCCGCATTCAAATCACTACCATTACCCAGGATGGCGGCCTGATCCCAGCCATTACCCCAGAGGCCACCGTTGCCTCAGCGGGGGGGCTCACCATTGAGGGGGTAGCCTGCTCCTTTGAGGACATCAACGACTTTGCCCTGGTGCTGCAACGGTCGCCCCTGCTGGAGGCGGGTACTGTGGCTATTACCGAGGCGGATCAGCAGGATGAACTCTTGGATCCCCAGGTTCAGGGCCGCTGCCCTGGGACGCCGCCCAATGTGCCCAGCTACCTAGTGGACTACACCCTCCGCGCCAACATTACCAGCACCCCCTCTGCCGAGTTAATTGATGAACTAGAGCGGCAGGGAGCGGTCGGTCTCGTAGCCCGGTTACGTGCCCTCAGAGAAACAGGAGTGATCGAGTAA
- the pilM gene encoding type IV pilus assembly protein PilM, with protein sequence MDSLKALFSRKPRGVGIELAPDKVTLAQLKKQGNSLKLAALESVELPEGVYEEGQIIDSAAMADAIQALLTQSKVKVKRATTAIPGRAIAKIIPVPSELDDEELREMVLNQEASLYLPFPREEADVDYQKLGYFVDEDGIEKVKVLLVGVRKDLTDPYIDVFAQAGLGLNVLETSSFALIRTIREQLRQFTPQEAAAVVDIEFESTEISIVVDGVPHFSRTVPTGTFQIQSALSRAMNLPPSRNTELLQGMTVPVQSMDTVGAMQVGGGTNPGTTAMLRVLGELSDELRRSIDFYLNQEEDMEVAQLLLAGPGASIGQLDEFLAQRLSIPTSQIDPISALSLELTEDIPESQRAGLATVIGLGLREVM encoded by the coding sequence GTGGATAGTTTAAAAGCTCTTTTTAGTCGCAAACCTCGGGGTGTGGGTATCGAACTGGCCCCCGATAAAGTCACCCTGGCCCAGCTCAAGAAACAGGGCAACAGCCTGAAGCTGGCCGCCCTAGAGTCGGTGGAGTTGCCGGAGGGGGTCTACGAGGAAGGTCAAATCATTGACTCCGCCGCCATGGCCGACGCCATTCAGGCTTTGCTGACCCAGAGCAAGGTGAAGGTGAAGCGGGCCACCACAGCCATTCCTGGGCGGGCCATTGCCAAGATTATCCCGGTGCCCTCGGAGTTGGATGACGAGGAACTGCGGGAGATGGTGCTGAACCAGGAGGCCAGCCTCTACCTGCCCTTCCCCCGCGAAGAGGCCGACGTGGACTACCAAAAGCTGGGCTACTTTGTGGATGAGGACGGCATCGAGAAGGTGAAGGTGCTGCTGGTGGGGGTACGCAAGGATTTGACCGACCCCTACATTGATGTGTTTGCCCAAGCAGGGCTGGGGCTGAATGTGCTAGAAACCTCTAGCTTTGCCCTGATTCGCACCATTCGCGAACAGCTACGGCAGTTCACACCCCAGGAAGCCGCCGCCGTGGTGGATATTGAGTTTGAAAGCACCGAAATTTCCATTGTGGTGGATGGGGTGCCCCACTTTTCCCGCACGGTGCCCACCGGAACATTTCAGATCCAAAGCGCCCTCAGTCGGGCCATGAACCTGCCTCCCTCCCGCAATACGGAGCTGCTTCAGGGGATGACCGTCCCCGTTCAGAGTATGGATACGGTGGGGGCGATGCAGGTGGGGGGCGGCACCAATCCGGGGACGACCGCCATGCTGCGGGTGCTGGGCGAGTTATCCGACGAACTGCGTCGATCCATCGACTTCTACCTCAACCAAGAGGAAGACATGGAGGTGGCCCAGTTATTGCTGGCGGGGCCGGGGGCCTCCATTGGCCAACTGGATGAGTTCTTGGCCCAGCGGTTGAGCATTCCCACCAGCCAGATTGACCCGATTTCGGCCCTGTCCTTAGAGCTAACCGAGGACATCCCCGAAAGTCAGCGGGCGGGGCTGGCCACGGTGATTGGGTTGGGCCTACGGGAGGTGATGTAG